The Porites lutea chromosome 7, jaPorLute2.1, whole genome shotgun sequence genome includes the window GTGAAACGGTAATATAATCTACTGTTTTCAAACTACATCTTTGACTAATAAGGCGTTTCAAACGCCTTTTTACAGCCGTGCTGAGTTGGCTAGACTAAAGAACGAGTCTAGCTAGCTAGCACGACTGTGGTAACGCTCGGTTTCAAACGCTGGTCGGGGTACTACCGTGTCTATCGATCTAACGGAAGTCGAATGAATTCTTGAGTTCGGTACAgtagtagcgcgacgtttggaAATCGCCCGTTAAGTTTTTTCCCTAGTTCTACACAGGTTCGTTTAGGATCCAGCGAAATCATGGTCAGTATTCTCACAAGTTCCAACTTATTTAATTCAGTTATTCACTTCTTCGCAGGGttaacaaaaatcaaaactcaaaacaacagtgaaaaagCTTGATTATTAGTGCCGGAGCATAGATTGTAAGAAAACATATGAGAATGTACCTGATTAAAGTCGTTGTTATGTCTTCTCTGTAACTGACCTAaaactgagaaaacaaaacaatttcagtttttaattaAACGTTTTCCGAGTTCGATAACAGTCAAGCAATGAACGCCTACACCGTCAAAATAGAAATAGCAGCTATTTTGAAAGCAGTTTTACTTTTGacctttcttttgtttttctataataacaataatataagAACGCTTACCttatactttttaaaatttcttcttgaATTTCGTGCAAGACATTAGAAGTCAAATTCGCCGTTTCAGCATTTGGTAACGTCAACAGAAAGGCCTGTTCAAGTGACAGCGTTTAAATCAGCTTGCTAGTTCAGTGTCCTTTGTCATCGGTCAGTTGAGCGTTAAGATcccctttgttttgttttgtttttttgtcttaacctgttgccaggtttttttattgttattattatagatTTTTTCCAACAGttgcaaaaaataaagtaaaatgaagaaagaatggagaaaaaaaaaatacaataaataaaagaaaaaaaacattacataTAAAGACCCCCTTTGTGAATAAGTTTGGCCCGGATTTTTTCTAGACTTTTCTTAGTATACTTGACTTCAGCCAGGAGggaataaaagaagaaagaaaacttaaTGAAGTAAAGAAGGTGACCACTGGTCAATCTTATAAACACTTATTAGACTGAAGGACAAGTTTTTTTAACATCACATAAAAAGTATATGATATTTTGGCATGTTCATACTAACAAGAGCCTGATCTCAGTTTCattattgtttaattttgttttattcacaCTTAACATAATATTTACATTGTTCAGAGAGTAACATAGAgaatattacacggtggcgcaaAGATATGAagtttattttcgagtggcaaaacaatattttacggaTGAGCGCAGCGACcgagtaaaatatttttttttgccacgagaaaataaaattcatatcttcaagccaccgtgtaatgttctttttattatatagacaaaaagacattgataaaataataggctctacaatgaaaaaatataagcaaagctttgaaaaatgtgtaagtaaaaTTCAGAAGAAGcaagacgcctacaaatttcggAGGTGACCACCGTGACTTCTCTCAAAGCCATTCAtttcgtaaaattcataaaaactacatccgggacccgagtggtttattttccataatctcacacgtgagtttatcgatgaggTAATTTCGGTGGTAACCCGAGTGAGAGGAGCATAGCTTTCGAGCTTACCACCACTATATATGTATTAAGGAATCAAAATACTTTTATGTGCGCTAGGACTGGTGCTGTGCATGGTAACTATGGAGGGTTATACAATTTACCGTGAGTCGTATTACATCATTACTTTTGGGAGTTAAGCAGAATTCGCCTGtatcattgttttttgactGATATTGGCGGAGTGTTTTCATGCTAGCAGGAATCTCTTTTCAGGTTTTGGTTATGACAAACttaaatgtgtgtttgccaTAATTTGATCTCACACGTGATAAACGAAAATTAAGATTTGAAACATTAACTGAGGATCTAACACTGTGTGAGTGTATACCTGACACTTTGTTGAGGTATGGTACTTTTCGAAACACTTCTAGGATATTGGTTTCACGATTAAATTTTGTGAGATTTTGGGGGCTATGAGAGTTGAAAAAAGAATCAACATTACCTCTGTGTTTTGTAACGTTTTTATATGCCTACAACATAATCTGATTACTTACAATTATAAAAATTAACAGGGATTATGTTTCGATGACATTAATAAGCAGGAATGGCTATCCAGAACTTGCTACTTAGAATATACTTTCACCTAAATAAATATACAGAATACAAAATTATGTTGACATTTATATATGGTGGCCCAGTTTCATCATTCACAGGCATCccaatggggtggtagctttgaccGTTAATGGTTAATTTTTTCCGATCagtttgacggttgacggttattgTGTCCAAAACTTAAAGTAAATATCAACTTCtgtataaattaatattaacctTTGTGTCTGGAAAGTTTTCTTGGCCTTGCACTTGCACTGGCACAAAATTCCTAAGTGTTTTCAGATATCAGCAGGTTTCAGGGTAATGTAAAGTCTAGAAAGAGTATTTTTGAGAACATGGGAACTGGTTCTTCCAGTTTAAAGATTCTTCAGAGGCCAGAacccccgggggagggggggggggggcagaaaATCCCGTGAATACCTTGATACTTTTTTACCGTTTATCTTtaatctgcatttttgacggttAACGGTACAAAATAAGGGACAATCAGGtcctttgtcagttgtcagtaaaaCCCAAGGCATATAGTGTCAGCTGTCAGTTAAATTTAATGgctatttgtcagttgtcatgTAAAATTTTGACCATTTGTCAGTAGTCAGTTAACCCTATCCAGACCCTCTGATCTCATTTTAATATACTCGCACCCCTATGTCAGATCTTTACttgcattttcttttcagcTAGTTAGTGACAATTGTTGATGTAGATTGCACATCATCATTATAGGATACTTGCCGTGCATCATCCAAAAAATCGTGATGGCAGAGAATATTCCTGTTATCCACAAACATTTTTTCCCAGTAGAAAATGTAGATTCGATAAGCGAAGACAATCGCTGTAAATCTGCGAATTTCACCAATTAAGGACATAAAGTCCGATGAAATTTCATTATGATTATCATCTATACCATAAATATCAAGCGCAAACTGAAAAGTGCCAAtaacaaactctacaaaaaatgataaaaacgaTATAAAAATGTTCACTTTAAAGAACGCACAAAGTTTAAAGGACTTTCTTCGTGAGGCGTTAATCTGTGTGAAGCTTAAAAAACCGATCAAAAAGACATGGGCGGCGCCAGCAAAAAGGAAGGCCAAAATTAAGGCAATCTCCATTGGGGAGTCATTCTTCAGCGCAATAATGGCAAAATATCCTATATTGCACATGCCATACAACGACATCAAACTCCAAAAAGACGGCAGGCGCACAAGAGATCTCAAGATGGTGGAATAGCCCAGGAACGAAGGCACTTTGTTCAAGGCAAGTATCACCACGCCAGCGTTCAGCATCTGTGATATTACCCAGAGGAGTTCCAGCTGCGCCGAG containing:
- the LOC140944196 gene encoding uncharacterized protein, whose amino-acid sequence is MDLQPTFASQASNNNNDDVMQVASLDIRSRLMALLLKRFPKFSSSAKKRLLCIMYLMFFTWQVIGLILYSIRAFEAIFVAKHASFQTTDIEMFSHSAQLELLWVISQMLNAGVVILALNKVPSFLGYSTILRSLVRLPSFWSLMSLYGMCNIGYFAIIALKNDSPMEIALILAFLFAGAAHVFLIGFLSFTQINASRRKSFKLCAFFKVNIFISFLSFFVEFVIGTFQFALDIYGIDDNHNEISSDFMSLIGEIRRFTAIVFAYRIYIFYWEKMFVDNRNILCHHDFLDDARQVSYNDDVQSTSTIVTN